From Cellulophaga lytica DSM 7489, a single genomic window includes:
- a CDS encoding NAD(P)/FAD-dependent oxidoreductase codes for MCTSKDICVIIGASHAGVNTAFNLRKEKWLGKIILIDADPELPYHRPPLSKTYLTANTSTTNLLKPIESYKKDNITLLLGKKVTRLDAVNRCLFLDNETKIDYTKLVLATGAKPIIPTIEGLKETASYFCLRTAADIVAIKESYNASKTKKVVIIGGGYIGLETAASLKKIGAEVVVLERESRILKRVATAVISDFFRDLHTQNGVQILENKEVSKVENTLENGVKVTKVHCTDASYFTAEVLIVGVGVIPNTELAKQAGLKLKNGISVANTGETSNLNIYAVGDCAYHYNLHYKTYVRLESVQNAVDQSKIIAANICGNPLIYNTIPWFWSDQYNVKLQIVGLAENYTDYIVREEQDKENVISVWYFNNDELLAVNAINHTKAYVFGTKFIKESKKIAKEKLADTSIPLSKDIAVVN; via the coding sequence ATGTGTACTTCTAAAGATATTTGTGTAATTATAGGTGCAAGTCACGCTGGGGTAAACACAGCATTTAATTTGCGAAAAGAAAAATGGTTAGGAAAAATTATTTTAATTGATGCAGACCCAGAATTGCCATATCACAGGCCACCTTTGTCTAAAACATACTTAACAGCAAACACGTCTACCACAAACTTATTAAAACCTATAGAAAGTTATAAAAAAGACAATATAACCTTGTTGTTGGGTAAAAAAGTTACCCGTTTAGATGCTGTAAACAGATGTTTGTTTTTAGATAATGAAACCAAAATAGATTATACAAAATTAGTACTTGCTACAGGAGCAAAACCTATTATACCTACTATAGAGGGCTTAAAAGAAACTGCCTCTTATTTTTGCTTGCGAACAGCAGCAGATATTGTTGCTATAAAAGAGAGCTACAACGCAAGCAAAACAAAAAAAGTAGTAATTATTGGTGGCGGTTATATTGGGTTAGAAACTGCTGCATCTTTAAAAAAGATAGGAGCAGAGGTAGTGGTTTTAGAGCGTGAGTCTAGAATTTTAAAGCGTGTAGCTACAGCAGTAATATCAGATTTTTTTAGAGATTTACACACTCAAAATGGAGTTCAGATATTAGAAAATAAAGAGGTAAGTAAAGTTGAAAATACTCTAGAAAATGGTGTTAAGGTAACTAAAGTTCACTGTACAGATGCATCATATTTTACAGCAGAAGTTCTTATTGTAGGAGTAGGTGTAATACCAAATACAGAACTTGCCAAGCAAGCTGGTTTAAAATTAAAAAATGGTATATCTGTAGCCAATACAGGAGAAACTAGCAATCTAAATATATATGCTGTTGGTGATTGTGCTTATCATTATAATTTGCATTATAAAACATATGTAAGATTAGAGTCTGTACAAAATGCTGTAGACCAGTCTAAAATTATAGCAGCTAATATTTGTGGTAATCCTTTAATATACAATACTATTCCTTGGTTTTGGTCTGACCAATACAATGTAAAACTCCAAATAGTTGGCTTAGCAGAAAACTACACAGATTATATTGTTAGAGAAGAGCAAGATAAAGAAAATGTAATTTCTGTATGGTATTTTAATAATGATGAGTTGCTAGCTGTAAATGCTATAAACCATACAAAGGCATATGTTTTTGGAACAAAATTTATAAAAGAAAGCAAAAAAATAGCCAAAGAAAAATTAGCAGATACTAGTATTCCTTTATCAAAAGATATTGCTGTAGTTAACTAA
- a CDS encoding RagB/SusD family nutrient uptake outer membrane protein, producing the protein MKISKIHLTIATLVSIFIFTSCNEDRFFDQENPNAITSETFWKTQQQFNSGLTAAYGTLQFQSISGGELQYEMALGDIAGSESWYRPTAFRNLTYTDATYYVTDKWNELYIGIFRTNQIIEFLAQADDANFIGNGKAEIEAQARFLRAFFYFQVANTYGGAILHTGIPKTDEELNKPLSSITDVNTTVIIPDLIYAQNNLPTTWGPDDTGRATWGAATALLGKVYLFAEDWPNAVTQFKNVIDSDLYQLTPNIMDNYTDENEFNSESIFEVAYSADLNPGVPGGNVDDTPATTGAEASTMATALGQLSFGAYNTLLPTYYLHELFTNDEVDPTNPINDGNTWSKRMNSSIVPINGEGLYYGLEIGEKGGWAFGQSAYIKKFTNWYSLKAEDSRSRSGINFRHIRLADVYLMYAEAVINNSNDFSTAITYIDLVRSRAGVKTLQQYMDENGGMFPQLHISKQVHGSQPMVAASANTVMTHIQRVERPLELCYEGHRWKDLVRWGIVKEVFTELRADEIWRTEHLAELEIEDDGIAPLFIKERVRPDFFLATDNYDSATHDYLPIPAQELQTNDNFND; encoded by the coding sequence ATGAAAATATCAAAAATACATTTAACTATAGCAACACTAGTTTCTATATTTATATTTACAAGCTGTAATGAAGACAGGTTTTTTGATCAAGAAAACCCAAACGCTATTACATCAGAAACTTTTTGGAAAACACAACAGCAATTTAATAGTGGTTTAACTGCTGCTTACGGTACGCTTCAGTTTCAGAGTATTAGTGGCGGAGAATTACAATATGAAATGGCATTGGGAGACATTGCGGGTTCAGAATCTTGGTACAGACCAACTGCGTTTAGAAATTTAACGTATACAGACGCTACATACTACGTAACAGATAAGTGGAACGAACTTTACATTGGTATATTTAGAACCAACCAAATAATAGAATTTTTAGCACAAGCTGATGATGCAAACTTTATAGGAAACGGCAAAGCAGAAATTGAAGCACAAGCACGATTTTTAAGAGCATTTTTCTATTTTCAGGTTGCTAATACATATGGTGGTGCAATTTTACATACTGGTATTCCTAAAACAGATGAAGAATTAAACAAACCTTTATCTTCTATTACTGACGTAAACACTACAGTAATAATTCCAGATTTAATATACGCACAAAATAATTTACCTACCACTTGGGGTCCAGATGATACAGGTAGAGCAACTTGGGGCGCAGCAACAGCATTACTAGGTAAAGTTTATTTATTTGCAGAAGATTGGCCAAATGCAGTTACACAATTTAAAAACGTAATTGATTCTGATTTGTACCAATTAACTCCTAACATAATGGATAATTATACAGATGAAAATGAATTTAATAGTGAATCTATTTTTGAAGTTGCTTACTCTGCAGATCTTAACCCAGGTGTTCCAGGAGGTAATGTAGATGATACACCGGCAACTACAGGTGCAGAAGCATCTACAATGGCTACAGCATTAGGGCAATTAAGCTTTGGAGCATACAATACTTTATTACCTACTTATTATTTGCATGAACTTTTTACAAATGATGAAGTAGACCCTACAAACCCTATAAATGATGGTAATACTTGGTCTAAAAGAATGAATTCTAGCATTGTTCCTATTAATGGAGAAGGCTTGTATTACGGATTAGAAATAGGAGAAAAAGGTGGTTGGGCCTTTGGCCAAAGTGCATACATAAAAAAGTTTACCAATTGGTATAGTCTAAAAGCTGAAGATAGCAGAAGTAGATCTGGTATTAACTTTAGACACATTAGACTTGCAGATGTATATTTAATGTATGCAGAGGCTGTAATTAACAATAGTAACGATTTTAGCACTGCTATTACCTACATAGACCTTGTTAGAAGTAGAGCTGGTGTAAAAACACTACAACAATATATGGATGAAAACGGAGGTATGTTTCCGCAATTACACATTAGCAAACAAGTACATGGCTCACAGCCAATGGTTGCCGCCTCTGCTAACACAGTAATGACACACATACAAAGAGTAGAAAGACCATTGGAGCTGTGTTATGAAGGTCACCGTTGGAAAGATTTAGTTAGGTGGGGTATTGTTAAAGAAGTATTTACAGAGCTTAGAGCAGATGAAATATGGAGAACAGAGCACTTAGCAGAATTAGAAATAGAAGATGACGGTATTGCTCCTTTATTTATAAAAGAACGTGTAAGACCAGATTTCTTTTTAGCAACAGATAACTATGATTCTGCTACACATGATTACTTGCCTATTCCTGCGCAAGAATTACAAACTAACGATAATTTTAACGACTAA
- a CDS encoding sugar phosphate isomerase/epimerase: MKLKYVCPFWGQEGITAKDFIHKVTNAGYNAVEVNIPVENNFETELKSILNNSKLDLIGQQWLQPLKESVTEYSKRLEERLYKLAEFNPIFINSHTGRDFFKFEENCRVLETVFKFEEKTGINVYHETHRGRFNYSAQTTENFIDKFPNLKLTADFSHWTVVSESLLEDQMQSLKKTINNTQYLHARVADTQRSQVNYPFSKENHIFLKTFTNWWQQVITNAQTLGKDTFYICPEFGPYPYMPYQPNTTKHLVNQWDLNVKMMQYLKQQNLVVK; encoded by the coding sequence ATGAAACTAAAATATGTGTGCCCATTTTGGGGCCAAGAGGGTATAACAGCTAAGGATTTTATACATAAAGTTACAAATGCTGGTTACAATGCTGTAGAAGTTAATATTCCTGTAGAAAATAATTTTGAAACCGAATTAAAATCTATTTTAAACAACTCTAAACTAGACCTTATTGGTCAGCAATGGTTACAACCTTTAAAAGAATCTGTAACTGAATACAGTAAACGATTAGAAGAGCGTTTGTATAAGTTAGCAGAGTTTAACCCAATTTTTATTAACTCGCATACAGGTAGGGATTTTTTTAAGTTTGAAGAAAATTGTCGTGTATTAGAAACTGTTTTTAAGTTTGAAGAAAAAACAGGTATTAATGTTTACCATGAAACGCACAGAGGTAGGTTTAATTACAGCGCACAAACAACTGAAAATTTTATAGATAAATTTCCTAATTTAAAGCTTACTGCAGATTTTTCTCATTGGACTGTAGTATCTGAAAGCTTGCTAGAAGACCAAATGCAATCTTTAAAAAAAACAATAAATAACACCCAGTATTTGCACGCTAGAGTTGCAGATACACAAAGGTCTCAAGTAAATTATCCGTTTTCTAAAGAAAACCATATATTTTTAAAAACCTTTACCAACTGGTGGCAACAAGTTATTACCAATGCACAAACGCTTGGCAAAGATACTTTTTACATTTGTCCGGAGTTTGGCCCTTATCCATATATGCCTTATCAGCCTAACACTACAAAACATTTGGTAAATCAGTGGGATTTAAATGTAAAAATGATGCAATACTTAAAACAGCAAAACCTTGTGGTTAAATAA
- a CDS encoding 2Fe-2S iron-sulfur cluster-binding protein, with protein sequence MAKITFITSSNEKITVAATEGSVMELAVNNNVQGIDGDCGGVCSCATCHVFVAPEDVDKVGVASEIETDMLELADDANEYSRLCCQIPVTDAIDNVVFTVAK encoded by the coding sequence ATGGCAAAAATTACATTTATAACAAGTAGTAATGAAAAAATAACTGTAGCGGCAACAGAGGGCTCTGTAATGGAGTTAGCTGTAAATAACAATGTACAAGGTATAGATGGCGATTGTGGTGGTGTTTGTTCTTGTGCTACATGTCACGTATTTGTTGCTCCAGAAGATGTAGATAAGGTGGGTGTAGCTAGTGAAATTGAAACAGATATGTTAGAGTTAGCAGATGATGCAAATGAATACAGTAGACTTTGTTGTCAAATTCCTGTAACAGATGCTATAGATAATGTTGTTTTTACTGTAGCTAAATAA
- a CDS encoding YihY/virulence factor BrkB family protein, producing the protein MKQNKNSDTFTSKDLPSLLKETYTSWMADDPFRLSAIVAYYTVLALPALLVIIINVVGSIWGIDIVQGNLTNEISSALGSDAAKAIENIIGETQNSNKNLTSTIIGIGTLLFGATGVFYQLKISLNEIWKIKPNPKAKIWKIVTDRAISFAFILVIGFLLLVSFIVTTAISALNNYIREVLPEVLLYLAYILDFSLSVGIISILFALMFKYLPDAKIKWKTVWIGAILTALLFVIGKLLLGIYFGQADPGSTYGAAGSIVLILLWVSYSSLILFFGAEFTYVYAKRYGKGIEPTSISIKKE; encoded by the coding sequence ATGAAACAGAATAAAAACTCAGATACATTTACAAGCAAAGACTTACCGTCTTTATTAAAAGAAACGTACACCTCTTGGATGGCAGACGATCCCTTTAGGTTAAGTGCTATTGTAGCATATTACACCGTTTTAGCCTTACCAGCCTTGTTAGTCATAATTATTAACGTTGTAGGCTCTATTTGGGGAATAGACATTGTACAAGGAAATTTAACAAACGAAATTTCATCTGCCTTGGGTAGTGATGCTGCCAAAGCTATTGAAAATATTATTGGAGAAACACAAAACTCTAATAAAAACCTAACCTCTACAATTATTGGTATTGGCACATTACTTTTTGGTGCTACAGGTGTGTTTTACCAGTTAAAAATATCTTTAAATGAAATTTGGAAAATTAAACCTAATCCTAAAGCTAAAATTTGGAAAATAGTTACAGACCGTGCCATAAGCTTTGCTTTTATTTTGGTTATAGGCTTTTTATTGTTGGTTAGTTTTATTGTTACTACCGCTATTAGTGCTCTAAATAATTACATCCGTGAGGTGCTACCAGAAGTTTTACTATATCTGGCTTATATTTTAGACTTTTCATTATCTGTTGGTATTATTTCTATACTTTTTGCTTTAATGTTTAAGTACTTACCAGATGCTAAAATTAAGTGGAAAACAGTATGGATTGGTGCAATTTTAACAGCGTTACTTTTTGTTATAGGTAAACTTTTATTAGGCATTTATTTTGGTCAGGCAGATCCTGGCTCTACCTATGGCGCTGCTGGCAGCATTGTTCTAATTCTTCTTTGGGTTAGTTACTCATCTCTAATTTTATTTTTTGGAGCAGAGTTTACATATGTTTACGCAAAAAGATACGGTAAAGGCATAGAGCCAACATCAATAAGCATAAAAAAGGAATAA
- a CDS encoding AI-2E family transporter, translated as MKYISPHIIRQIFVLLLIVLMGGLIFKEILPYLSGVLGAITMYVILKKPMQKLANKGWYANIAAIFLMILSFLCIMIPLTGLGFMMGSKIKYAVDNSQKVINAGKNQLQKVESFLHIDLGTEIDTSSITNWLSDKLQNFAGGTFNMVISITIMYFMLYFMLTNRKKLRESLFEYIPIKDTNLKTIGKEITANVKANALGIPLVALGQGLVALLGFYIFGIEDPFFWAAVVTIGSMIPFVGSALGTVPVFILALSNGNTFQAWGILIYGLVAIGATDNIFRLYILKRLDDVHPLITLVGVLVGVPLFGFIGLIFGPLLVSLFLVVVRIYKNQYGESGNSI; from the coding sequence ATGAAATATATTAGTCCGCATATTATAAGGCAAATTTTTGTTTTACTACTAATAGTGCTAATGGGCGGGCTTATTTTTAAAGAAATATTACCTTATTTAAGTGGTGTTTTAGGTGCAATAACTATGTATGTAATCTTAAAAAAGCCAATGCAAAAGCTGGCAAACAAAGGTTGGTATGCTAATATTGCTGCTATTTTTTTAATGATACTTTCTTTTTTATGCATTATGATACCTTTAACTGGCTTAGGTTTTATGATGGGATCAAAAATTAAATATGCTGTAGATAACTCCCAAAAAGTAATTAATGCAGGTAAAAACCAACTGCAAAAAGTAGAATCTTTTTTACATATAGACCTTGGTACAGAAATAGACACTAGCTCTATAACAAATTGGTTGTCTGATAAGTTACAAAATTTTGCAGGTGGTACTTTTAATATGGTAATATCTATAACCATAATGTACTTTATGCTGTACTTTATGCTTACCAACAGAAAAAAACTAAGAGAGTCTTTATTTGAGTACATACCTATAAAAGACACTAATTTAAAAACCATTGGTAAAGAAATAACAGCTAACGTAAAGGCCAATGCTTTAGGTATACCATTGGTAGCTTTAGGTCAAGGTTTAGTAGCGTTATTAGGATTTTATATTTTTGGTATAGAAGACCCTTTTTTTTGGGCTGCAGTAGTAACTATAGGTTCTATGATACCATTTGTAGGTAGCGCATTAGGTACAGTTCCTGTATTTATATTGGCATTATCTAACGGAAACACTTTTCAGGCTTGGGGAATACTAATTTACGGTTTAGTTGCCATAGGTGCTACAGATAATATATTTAGATTATACATTTTAAAACGTTTAGATGATGTACACCCATTAATTACACTTGTTGGTGTTTTAGTTGGTGTGCCTTTATTTGGTTTTATAGGCCTAATTTTTGGTCCTTTATTAGTAAGTCTTTTTCTTGTTGTTGTTCGCATTTATAAAAATCAATATGGAGAATCTGGCAACAGTATTTAA
- a CDS encoding AraC family transcriptional regulator: MKPILETIPLGIEKSIVAFNYVSRDFETPWHFHPQLELTYIEESYGTKFIGDYVGAYEPGELVLIQSNVPHCWTNNKSDTVKSNSFVVQWNKGIYTNIPELKSLHNLFIAASKGIIFNKEQSKILIPELKKMTHKEGSKLYISLLSLLLKLTNTDYKTLSNSSFTKNISDDYTSKISKIHLYIAKNYNRKIYLKEVSKEVNMSEQSFSRFFLKIMGRTFFVFLNEYRVNIAIRMLLHTNKSVSEIGYACGYESLPFFFKKFKEFHHSSPAQYRKNYSK, translated from the coding sequence ATGAAGCCTATTTTAGAAACAATTCCGTTAGGAATAGAAAAAAGCATAGTAGCTTTTAATTATGTTAGCAGAGATTTTGAAACTCCGTGGCATTTTCATCCACAATTAGAGCTTACGTATATTGAAGAAAGTTACGGCACCAAATTTATTGGCGACTATGTTGGTGCTTATGAGCCCGGAGAGCTAGTTTTAATACAGTCTAATGTACCACATTGCTGGACAAATAATAAGAGTGACACGGTAAAATCTAACTCATTTGTAGTGCAATGGAACAAAGGTATTTATACTAACATACCTGAGTTAAAATCATTACACAATTTATTTATAGCTGCTTCTAAAGGAATAATTTTTAATAAAGAACAAAGTAAAATCCTTATTCCTGAACTTAAAAAAATGACGCATAAAGAGGGCAGCAAGCTATACATAAGTCTACTAAGTTTGTTACTAAAACTTACTAATACAGATTACAAAACACTATCTAACAGTAGTTTTACAAAAAATATATCTGATGATTATACAAGTAAAATATCTAAAATACACTTGTATATAGCCAAAAATTACAATCGTAAAATTTACTTAAAAGAAGTAAGCAAAGAGGTTAATATGTCAGAACAATCATTTTCCAGATTTTTTTTAAAAATTATGGGAAGAACATTTTTTGTTTTTTTAAATGAATATCGTGTTAATATAGCTATTAGAATGTTACTACACACCAACAAATCTGTATCAGAAATTGGTTATGCCTGTGGTTATGAGTCGCTCCCTTTCTTCTTTAAAAAGTTTAAAGAATTTCACCACTCCTCTCCTGCTCAATACAGAAAAAATTACAGTAAATAG
- a CDS encoding cytochrome P450, with product MAKCKFADAFKEEREKSGIGKMDDQGDPVVMLLNHKDVRKAAHNYKAFSSEAVPGRIVVPSEVNIRTTRQIPFEVDPPMHKEYRSLLEAWFKRPLQDTYKEKLTTIIGTVLDDVLSKDKVDVVSDLALVIQSRALTLLLNVPFDKSVKWISWGTHVFRSEGEALDGDKAAILYNYIDEEIDNAIANPTDNLYSTLLAAEVNGKKLTKEEVKGVLILTFAGGRDTVINALTNMMSYFSANKKALDYIRSKPEIIKTAVEEFIRYFSPLTHMGRVVTEDTTVCEHAVKADSRISLCWASANRDEKVFENPDEVILERKVNPHVGFGFSHHNCLGATHARQIMRITLKLLAEKVSDITVLEAEENIENLGEFTRKVGYNSLKATFKKR from the coding sequence ATGGCTAAATGTAAATTTGCAGATGCTTTTAAAGAAGAAAGAGAAAAGTCTGGAATTGGTAAAATGGATGACCAAGGAGATCCGGTAGTAATGTTATTAAATCATAAAGATGTACGTAAGGCTGCTCATAATTACAAAGCATTTTCATCTGAAGCAGTTCCTGGGCGTATTGTTGTGCCGTCTGAGGTAAATATACGTACCACGCGCCAAATACCTTTTGAGGTAGACCCGCCAATGCATAAAGAATACAGATCCTTATTAGAAGCTTGGTTTAAAAGGCCTTTGCAAGATACTTATAAAGAGAAATTAACTACTATAATTGGTACTGTTTTAGATGATGTTTTGTCTAAAGATAAAGTAGATGTGGTGTCAGATTTAGCACTAGTAATACAGTCTAGAGCGTTAACTCTTTTATTAAATGTTCCGTTTGATAAATCTGTAAAATGGATTTCATGGGGAACTCACGTATTTAGGAGTGAAGGTGAAGCCTTAGACGGTGATAAAGCAGCTATTCTTTACAATTATATAGATGAAGAAATAGATAATGCCATTGCTAACCCAACAGACAATTTGTACAGTACATTGCTAGCTGCTGAAGTTAATGGTAAAAAGCTAACAAAAGAGGAAGTTAAAGGAGTACTAATATTAACTTTTGCAGGCGGTAGAGATACTGTAATTAACGCTTTAACTAATATGATGAGCTACTTTTCAGCAAATAAAAAGGCTTTAGATTACATACGTTCTAAGCCAGAGATTATTAAAACTGCTGTAGAGGAGTTTATAAGATATTTTTCTCCACTAACACATATGGGTCGTGTAGTAACAGAAGACACTACTGTTTGTGAACATGCTGTTAAAGCAGATAGTAGAATATCTTTATGTTGGGCATCTGCCAATAGAGATGAAAAGGTTTTTGAAAATCCAGATGAGGTTATTTTGGAGCGTAAAGTAAATCCGCATGTGGGCTTTGGTTTTAGTCATCACAATTGTTTAGGAGCAACGCATGCCAGACAAATTATGAGAATTACATTAAAATTATTAGCAGAAAAAGTAAGTGATATTACTGTTTTAGAAGCAGAAGAAAATATAGAAAATTTAGGAGAGTTTACCCGTAAAGTTGGTTACAACTCTTTAAAAGCAACATTTAAGAAAAGATAA